The following coding sequences lie in one Acropora palmata chromosome 3, jaAcrPala1.3, whole genome shotgun sequence genomic window:
- the LOC141877767 gene encoding uncharacterized protein LOC141877767, which yields MRTPTMRLVRAFEENAIHQGHQSLVKEAREFAEELGFTLDLSFPQPKCRDNTDGADVPRDKIKRHLKKAAIEQRKTEVKEKKWQGKLLAARWEEDQLNQRGCFAWLKNWDTAPTHTIAGMLELYEQLTPTKVYYARKTQTNHSNDTLCRLCGKTAESIPHVLASCSAPAQNKYLARHNAALKVLFWEMLRELQLSDTVPPWYSPAVPKPIYESPKAQAYWDIPVFAVSEQVKQNRVDARFIDHEKKKVLAVEMSCPWMENREKKQEEKTIKYGPLRWELKQQFPGYDIRQYNSIIDVLGGWSTEVDEAMRELFGARGGEILLRMQRAVISHTLNIARTLKVMS from the coding sequence ATGAGGACCCCCACAATGAGGCTGGTGCGAGCGTTTGAAGAGAATGCGATACATCAAGGCCATCAGTCGCTCGTCAAAGAGGCTAGAGAGTTTGCAGAGGAACTGGGGTTCACCCTTGACCTGAGTTTTCCGCAACCCAAGTGCCGTGACAACACAGATGGAGCAGATGTGCCCAGAGATAAGATCAAGAGGCACCTCAAAAAGGCTGCAATTGAGCAACGGAAAACTGaagtcaaggaaaagaaatggcaAGGAAAGCTCCTCGCAGCGAGATGGGAGGAGGACCAGCTGAACCAGCGGGGTTGCTTTGCGTGGCTGAAGAATTGGGATACGGCGCCTACACACACCATCGCGGGGATGCTTGAACTTTATGAACAGTTAACACCGACAAAGGTCTATTATGCACGTAAGACCCAGACCAATCATTCTAATGACACCCTTTGTAGACTCTGTGGAAAAACGGCCGAAAGTATCCCTCACGTGCTGGCGAGTTGTTCTGCGCCTGCGCAGAATAAGTATCTCGCGCGTCATAATGCGGCCCTCAAAGTACTGTTTTGGGAAATGCTAAGAGAGCTTCAACTCTCTGATACAGTGCCACCGTGGTATTCTCCGGCCGTCCCAAAACCCATCTACGAGTCACCCAAGGCCCAAGCATATTGGGATATACCAGTCTTTGCAGTAAGTGAGCAAGTAAAGCAGAACAGAGTGGATGCGAGATTTATAGatcatgagaagaagaaagttctGGCGGTAGAAATGAGCTGCCCATGGATGgagaacagagaaaagaagcAAGAAGAGAAGACCATCAAGTATGGCCCCCTCCGCTGGGAACTCAAACAGCAGTTCCCAGGATATGACATCCGGCAGTATAACAGCATCATCGATGTCTTAGGAGGGTGGTCCACTGAGGTAGACGAGGCTATGAGGGAACTGTTTGGGGCTCGAGGAGGGGAGATTCTACTCCGGATGCAGAGAGCCGTCATCTCGCACACCCTAAACATTGCCCGCACACTGAAAGTGATGTCTTGA